A region of Sesamum indicum cultivar Zhongzhi No. 13 linkage group LG7, S_indicum_v1.0, whole genome shotgun sequence DNA encodes the following proteins:
- the LOC105166410 gene encoding putative glycerol-3-phosphate transporter 5 isoform X1, with product MMQLKPLTLSLPPQPPPGLRWFPSLAGPEKTLKFHQFLVLLLTFIAYAAFHASRKPPSIVKSILTVSDSDQYPSQFTGSSVHNKTGWAPFDGPRGPHRLGELDLSFLLAYAIGMYVSGHIGDTVDLRIFLTIGMVGSGIFVILFGLGYFLDLHSLGVFVVIQVLCGLFQSIGWPSVVAVVGNWFGKAKRGLIMGVWNSHTSIGNIVGSLVASSVLRYGWGWSFVLPGILIMLSAAFVYLFLVVHPENIGLESSGKDVEMSVEGVALVDSEKIETLDGGVRESEDEEGSVAIGFLDAWRLPHVASYAFCLFFSKLVAYTFLYWLPFYISHTAVAGANVSHTTAGILSTIFDIGGVIGGILAGFMSDMIEARAVTSVIFLLLSIPTLIFYRVYGSISMLTNTVLMFASGLLVNGPYALITTAVAADLGTDSVTRGNARALATVTAIIDGTGSVGAALGPLLAGYISTRGWNSVFFMLIVSTSIAGCLLIRVVKNEIRGKLNEGKWLWFSIISH from the exons atgatgCAGCTCAAGCCCCTTACCCTTTCTCTTCCACCACAGCCACCGCCGGGTCTGAGATGGTTCCCCAGCCTCGCCGGTCCAGAAAAGACCCTCAAATTCCATCAATTTCTGGTTCTCCTCCTCACTTTCATTGCCTACGCTGCGTTCCACGCTTCCCGTAAACCCCCGAGCATAGTTAAATCCATTCTTACAGTGTCGGATTCTGATCAATACCCGTCTCAATTTACGGGAAGCTCAGTTCATAATAAAACTGGGTGGGCCCCCTTCGACGGGCCCCGTGGCCCCCACCGTCTCGGGGAGCTTGATCTCTCCTTCCTATTGGCTTACGCCATTGGCATGTATGTCTCGGGCCACATTGGTGATACAGTTGATTTAAGAATTTTCTTGACTATTGGGATGGTGGGGAGTGGCATTTTTGTGATACTCTTTGGGTTGGGGTATTTTCTCGATTTGCATTCTTTAGGTGTTTTTGTGGTCATACAGGTGTTGTGTGGGTTGTTTCAGTCTATTGGGTGGCCTAGCGTGGTGGCGGTTGTTGGGAACTGGTTTGGGAAGGCAAAGAGAGGGTTGATCATGGGGGTATGGAATTCACATACATCAATAGGTAACATTGTTGGGTCTTTAGTAGCTTCTTCTGTTTTGCGTTATGGATGGGGTTGGTCGTTTGTTCTGCCGGGCATTCTTATCATGCTGTCGGCAGCTTTTGTTTACTTATTTCTTGTTGTGCATCCTGAAAATATTGGACTTGAGTCATCTGGAAAGGATGTTGAGATGAGTGTTGAAGGAGTAGCATTGGTTGATTCTGAGAAAATTGAGACTCTAGATGGGGGGGTGAGGGAATCTGAGGACGAGGAGGGTTCAGTTGCCATAGGTTTCTTGGATGCATGGAGGTTGCCACATGTGGCGTCATATGCCTTCTGCTtgttcttctctaagcttgtGGCATACACATTTTTGTATTGGTTGCCCTTTTACATTAGCCACACAG CTGTTGCCGGAGCAAATGTATCCCATACAACTGCTGGGATACTCTCAACAATTTTTGACATTGGAGGAGTAATTGGTGGAATTTTAGCAGGTTTTATGTCTGATATGATTGAGGCTCGTGCGGTTACTTcagttatatttttgttgctaTCTATTCctacccttattttttatCGCGTTTATGGAAGTATATCAATGCTGACAAACACGGTGCTAATGTTTGCATCTGGTTTACTTGTAAATGGACCTTATGCACTAATAACAACAGCAGTTGCTGCTGATCTCGGAACCGATAGCGTGACAAGAGGGAACGCCCGTGCTTTAGCTACTGTTACAGCAATTATAGACGGTACTGGCTCTGTAGGTGCTGCTCTTGGGCCTCTTCTGGCTGGATATATTTCAACTAGAGGATGGAACAGTGTTTTCTTTATGCTTATTGTTTCAACATCAATAGCTGGCTGTTTGTTGATTCGTGTtgtcaaaaatgaaattagagGAAAGCTGAATGAGGGTAAATGGCTTTGGTTCAGTATAATTTCTCATTGA
- the LOC105166410 gene encoding putative glycerol-3-phosphate transporter 5 isoform X2, whose translation MMQLKPLTLSLPPQPPPGLRWFPSLAGPEKTLKFHQFLVLLLTFIAYAAFHASRKPPSIVKSILTVSDSDQYPSQFTGSSVHNKTGWAPFDGPRGPHRLGELDLSFLLAYAIGMYVSGHIGDTVDLRIFLTIGMVGSGIFVILFGLGYFLDLHSLGVFVVIQVLCGLFQSIGWPSVVAVVGNWFGKAKRGLIMGVWNSHTSIGNIVGSLVASSVLRYGWGWSFVLPGILIMLSAAFVYLFLVVHPENIGLESSGKDVEMSVEGVALVDSEKIETLDGGVRESEDEEGSVAIGFLDAWRLPHVASYAFCLFFSKLVAYTFLYWLPFYISHTAVAGANVSHTTAGILSTIFDIGGVIGGILAAVAADLGTDSVTRGNARALATVTAIIDGTGSVGAALGPLLAGYISTRGWNSVFFMLIVSTSIAGCLLIRVVKNEIRGKLNEGKWLWFSIISH comes from the exons atgatgCAGCTCAAGCCCCTTACCCTTTCTCTTCCACCACAGCCACCGCCGGGTCTGAGATGGTTCCCCAGCCTCGCCGGTCCAGAAAAGACCCTCAAATTCCATCAATTTCTGGTTCTCCTCCTCACTTTCATTGCCTACGCTGCGTTCCACGCTTCCCGTAAACCCCCGAGCATAGTTAAATCCATTCTTACAGTGTCGGATTCTGATCAATACCCGTCTCAATTTACGGGAAGCTCAGTTCATAATAAAACTGGGTGGGCCCCCTTCGACGGGCCCCGTGGCCCCCACCGTCTCGGGGAGCTTGATCTCTCCTTCCTATTGGCTTACGCCATTGGCATGTATGTCTCGGGCCACATTGGTGATACAGTTGATTTAAGAATTTTCTTGACTATTGGGATGGTGGGGAGTGGCATTTTTGTGATACTCTTTGGGTTGGGGTATTTTCTCGATTTGCATTCTTTAGGTGTTTTTGTGGTCATACAGGTGTTGTGTGGGTTGTTTCAGTCTATTGGGTGGCCTAGCGTGGTGGCGGTTGTTGGGAACTGGTTTGGGAAGGCAAAGAGAGGGTTGATCATGGGGGTATGGAATTCACATACATCAATAGGTAACATTGTTGGGTCTTTAGTAGCTTCTTCTGTTTTGCGTTATGGATGGGGTTGGTCGTTTGTTCTGCCGGGCATTCTTATCATGCTGTCGGCAGCTTTTGTTTACTTATTTCTTGTTGTGCATCCTGAAAATATTGGACTTGAGTCATCTGGAAAGGATGTTGAGATGAGTGTTGAAGGAGTAGCATTGGTTGATTCTGAGAAAATTGAGACTCTAGATGGGGGGGTGAGGGAATCTGAGGACGAGGAGGGTTCAGTTGCCATAGGTTTCTTGGATGCATGGAGGTTGCCACATGTGGCGTCATATGCCTTCTGCTtgttcttctctaagcttgtGGCATACACATTTTTGTATTGGTTGCCCTTTTACATTAGCCACACAG CTGTTGCCGGAGCAAATGTATCCCATACAACTGCTGGGATACTCTCAACAATTTTTGACATTGGAGGAGTAATTGGTGGAATTTTAGCAG CAGTTGCTGCTGATCTCGGAACCGATAGCGTGACAAGAGGGAACGCCCGTGCTTTAGCTACTGTTACAGCAATTATAGACGGTACTGGCTCTGTAGGTGCTGCTCTTGGGCCTCTTCTGGCTGGATATATTTCAACTAGAGGATGGAACAGTGTTTTCTTTATGCTTATTGTTTCAACATCAATAGCTGGCTGTTTGTTGATTCGTGTtgtcaaaaatgaaattagagGAAAGCTGAATGAGGGTAAATGGCTTTGGTTCAGTATAATTTCTCATTGA
- the LOC105166412 gene encoding probable protein phosphatase 2C 27: protein MCVQDAEQVSEGMENIGIPRNDDSGSEESVKDLPLHSQVDFNTAQNENWDTKNSSAPSDPVVAGRNSFPLESISEDSTIADRRQILLNNFLPALRSGEWSDIGGRSDMEDTHICIPDLARNFGCTGSDEEVISFYGVFDGHGGKGAAQFVRDHLPRIIVEDVDFPLELEKVVTRSFMETDAAFAKSCSVESTLSSGTTALTAMIFGRSLLVANVGDCRAVLSRCGVAIEMSKDHRPCCVHERSRIESLGGYVDDGYLNGQLGVTRALGNWHIKGLKEGEKGGPLSAEPELKLMTLTKEDEFLIIGSDGIWDVFRSQNAVDFARRRLQEHNNVKLCCKDIVNEAKKRGATDNLTVVMVCFHSEPPPAIVVQRPSRVRRSISAEGLQNLKFLLQG from the exons atGTGTGTTCAGGATGCAGAGCAAGTAAGTGAGGGAATGGAAAATATAGGCATCCCAAGAAATGATGATAGTGGGAGTGAGGAAAGTGTCAAGGATTTGCCTTTGCATTCCCAAGTTGATTTCAACACTGCCCAGAATGAGAATTGGGATACCAAGAACTCATCAGCACCCTCTGATCCTGTTGTTGCTGGAAGGAATTCCTTCCCT TTAGAGAGCATTTCCGAAGACTCAACCATTGCTGACCGAAGGCAGATCCTGTTGAATAACTTTCTCCCTGCCCTTCGGTCAGGGGAGTGGTCAGACATTGGAGGTCGGTCAGACATGGAGGACACTCATATTTGTATCCCAGACTTGGCTAGGAATTTTGGTTGCACTGGCAGTGATGAGGAAGTTATTTCTTTCTATGGC GTCTTTGATGGGCATGGTGGGAAGGGTGCTGCTCAGTTTGTCCGGGACCACTTACCTCGAATTATTGTTGAGGATGTTGATTTCCCATTAGAACTTGAGAAAGTGGTCACAAGATCTTTCATGGAGACTGATGCTGCCTTTGCCAAATCTTGTTCTGTTGAGTCAACGCTGTCGTCTGGAACGACTGCCTTGACTGCGATGATATTTGGCAG ATCATTGCTTGTGGCAAATGTTGGAGACTGTAGAGCTGTCTTATCACGCTGTGGAGTTGCTATCGAGATGTCAAAAGATCATAGGCCTTGTTGTGTACACGAAAGGTCGAGGATCGAGTCCCTAGGTGGATATGTTGATGATGGTTATTTGAACGGGCAGTTGGGTGTCACCCGAGCTTTAGGTAATTGGCACATTAAAGGGCTGAAGGAGGGGGAGAAAGGTGGACCTCTCAGTGCAGAACCAGAACTCAAGTTAATGACACTTACTAAAGAAGATGAGTTCTTGATAATTGGTAGCGATGGAATTTGGGATGTCTTCCGAAGCCAGAATGCAGTAGATTTTGCGAGGAGGAGACTCCAAGAGCACAATAATGTTAAGTTATGCTGCaaagatattgtaaatgaagcaaaaaaaaGAGGGGCTACGGATAACTTGACAGTCGTAATGGTATGTTTTCACTCTGAACCACCGCCTGCTATCGTGGTGCAAAGACCCTCAAGAGTTCGGAGGTCCATTTCTGCAGAAGGGCTTCAGAACCTTAAGTTTCTGCTTCAAGGCTAA
- the LOC105166497 gene encoding uncharacterized protein LOC105166497: MVPNRSTRRLSLDMFQKPGVSPDRGVFKYMDLRFPSQTAASNDVNEVECECCGLSEDCTGAYIRCTRARFYGKWVCGLCSEAVHEESYKLGGTRNIVQEEALDAHMNVCRAFNRTIRVNPAMSLAYAMRRILRTSSHKKA, encoded by the coding sequence ATGGTTCCAAACAGAAGTACCAGGAGATTGTCCTTGGACATGTTCCAGAAGCCTGGAGTCTCACCAGATAGGGGTGTATTCAAGTACATGGACTTAAGGTTTCCATCTCAAACTGCTGCCTCCAACGACGTAAACGAGGTCGAATGCGAGTGTTGTGGCCTCTCTGAGGACTGCACGGGGGCCTATATTCGTTGCACAAGGGCTCGTTTCTACGGGAAATGGGTTTGCGGCCTCTGCTCAGAAGCCGTGCATGAAGAGTCGTACAAGCTCGGAGGCACACGTAATATCGTGCAGGAAGAAGCTCTCGACGCTCACATGAACGTCTGCAGAGCGTTTAATAGGACCATCAGAGTGAATCCCGCCATGTCTCTTGCGTACGCCATGAGACGAATCCTGAGGACAAGCTCCCACAAGAAGGCATGA
- the LOC105166409 gene encoding uncharacterized protein LOC105166409: protein MVYTYTPTYYTSLHDSITSICKNILPFSFRKRRLPAIAAAEQRAAKQQSDNLKWQQESYHQILNLMGLCKEGILHENEVSAFRTHLLETLTASPFDHDYEPSVIIRDKLIFLQELLYAKCISEDEYHASKRPLLQRLALQGAEIGARDVIVGAQKEISNEKLSVIDVKEDKVMYGSTPKKIKGAASVSGFVSPNKNGMLDDKGASDSSKNSIKPRDRNASTVSLPGNQLVCSTENPFWNCRLSEKENESKSILMMESVVEAPALHEKQSGSEKGKKKPFRALFQRDQKEGHGSRGNEHGPALEEKENVKSVKKTWGFDGFRKWKKNDLEDETTPLSVIEKSDDAGYTGEIVQHPVGKGSDTKQIRKKLHANCSPAEFFIDEVSGENIKNELTRIQNELHTKSPHIHLSDGRTEEISTWLPADNNDLKEFFPQSWCDRHGDGVLDMVRKEFKDHADEMGSCRVTASEKNNSKRWTTFDDEENSHPNLFAPQDHSYSMKQARLSSSKNARTSYNNSSIDKGFRYNPFFDM from the exons atggtgTACACATACACCCCCACATACTACACATCACTGCATGATTCCATCACCTCCATCTGCAAGAATATCCTCCCATTCTCCTTCAGAAAGAGGCGGCTGCCGGCGATAGCTGCGGCGGAGCAGCGGGCGGCGAAGCAGCAGTCGGATAATCTGAAATGGCAGCAAGAATCATACCACCAGATACTTAACTTGATGGGACTTTGTAAAGAGGGAATTCTTCATGAGAATGAGGTCTCCGCTTTCAGAACACATCTTCTTGAGACCCTCACTGCCTCGCCCTTCGATCACGACTACGAGCCGTCTGTCATTATAAGGGACAAGCTGATCTTCTTGCAG GAGTTGCTCTATGCCAAATGCATATCAGAGGATGAGTACCATGCATCAAAGAGGCCTTTGTTACAAAGGCTAGCACTTCAAGGAGCAGAGATTGGGGCAAGAGATGTGATAGTTGGCGCACAGAAGGAGATTTCAAACGAGAAGTTGTCTGTTATTGATGTAAAAGAAGACAAAGTGATGTATGGTTCAACaccaaagaaaataaaaggagcTGCATCTGTTTCTGGTTTTGTATCaccaaataaaaatggaatgtTGGACGATAAGGGTGCAAGTGATTCCAGCAAAAACAGTATTAAGCCAAGAGATCGAAATGCAAGCACTGTTAGTCTTCCCGGGAATCAGCTTGTGTGTTCTACAGAAAATCCTTTCTGGAATTGTCGTTTAagtgagaaagaaaatgaatccaaGTCCATTCTCATGATGGAGAGTGTAGTGGAAGCACCCGCGCTGCATGAGAAGCAAAGTGGCAGcgagaaagggaaaaagaaaccGTTCAGGGCACTCTTTCAGAGAGATCAAAAGGAGGGACATGGCAGCCGTGGTAATGAACATGGTCCAGCTCTTGAGGAGAAAGAAAACGTAAAATCAGTGAAAAAAACATGGGGTTTTGACGGATTTAggaaatggaagaaaaatgaCCTGGAGGATGAAACAACTCCACTGTCTGTTATTGAAAAATCAGATGATGCAGGTTACACAGGGGAAATTGTGCAACACCCTGTTGGGAAGGGATCTGACACCAAGCAAATAAGGAAGAAGTTGCATGCAAACTGTTCACCGGCAGAGTTCTTTATTGATGAG GTTTCAGGAGAGAACATAAAGAACGAGCTAACCCGTATCCAAAACGAACTCCACACAAAAAGCCCACACATTCATTTGTC AGATGGCCGAACCGAAGAAATCTCAACTTGGCTTCCAGCTGATAACAATGACCTGAAAGAGTTCTTCCCACA ATCATGGTGTGATCGTCATGGCGATGGCGTGTTAGACATGGTTAGAAAAGAATTCAAGGACCACGCTGATGAGATGGGAAGTTGTCGAGTTACAGCCAGcgagaaaaacaactccaaaagATGGACCACATTCGATGATGAAGAAAATTCACATCCAAATCTCTTTGCTCCCCAAGACCACTCATACTCCATGAAGCAAGCGAGGCTCTCGTCCTCTAAAAATGCTCGTACATCCTATAATAACAGTAGCATTGATAAGGGCTTCAGATATAACCCTTTTTttgatatgtaa